The Hevea brasiliensis isolate MT/VB/25A 57/8 chromosome 1, ASM3005281v1, whole genome shotgun sequence genome has a window encoding:
- the LOC131183106 gene encoding uncharacterized protein LOC131183106 translates to MVVQQERVQTMTRTKEERGNPMSFAIRAGSRNSGGDKEKSSICSNCNQEGHDAESCFQLIGYPEWWGNRPRGTSAGRGGGQKRGNGAGRSKGGVARANATQATGVDGGRGIVTDSDRKGLSGLNEEQWATLLGMLNSCQNGGNERLTGPKFEEPDWSG, encoded by the exons ATGGTTGTTCAGCAAGAGCGGGTGCAAACTATGACACGAACCAAGGAAGAAAGAGGCAATCCTATGAGTTTTGCAATTCGAGCAGGTAGTCGAAATTCAGGGGGGGATAAAGAAAAATCCTCAATTTGTTCTAATTGCAACCAAGAGGGACATGATGCTGAAAGTTGTTTCCAACTAATAGGTTATCCAGAATGGTGGGGTAATAGACCACGTGGAACTTCTGCTGGACGAGGAGGTGGTCAAAAGCGTGGCAATGGAGCAGGACGTAGCAAGGGAGGAGTTGCTCGTGCCAACGCCACACAAGCAACTGGAGTTGATGGTGGGCGTGGAATTGTGACAGATTCAGATCGAAAGGGTCTTAGTGGATTAAATGAAGAGCAGTGGGCTACTTTGCTGGGCATGTTGAATTCTTGTCAGAATGGTGGCAATGAGAGGCTGACAG gacctaaattcgaggaacctgattggagcgggtga